In Luteitalea sp. TBR-22, one genomic interval encodes:
- a CDS encoding CRTAC1 family protein — translation MTKADRPLTKAAGRAWALVFVCALGVLLTAQTPAPRITLTDVTQQAGIAVVHRNGAAGRKFLPETMGAGAAFLDYDNDGDQDVLFVHGLFPGGGGNRWATLYRNDGTGRFADVSIATGLQPQAQGSGLKGQTKQAQGSGLKAQTASTADRRLPTADTPLRYGMGVAAADMDNDGWTDVVLTSVGGITLLRNERGERFTDVTARAGLAAHRGFSTCALWVDVDRDGLVDLLVCNYVQWTPQTDLYCSADGRQKTYCTPQAYRGSTSWLFRNAGQGRFVDVTAKAGLFDVTGKALGATVLDHDSDGWPDLFVANDTVPNRLYRNNHDGTFAELGLQSGVAFSTDGRARAGMGVDAADVDNSGRASVAVTNFSGEMLGLFVPQEAGVYVDAAPQSAVGRATRQTLGWGCFFFDVNLDGWQDLLVVNGQLDPSLTRSPGEASPPHLFVNRQGRFDDVARAAGPAFAAARIGRGAAFADVDGDGDPDVVVTSNGGPAQLFRNDSTPRGGVVGLRLRGTAANRDAVGTRVTGVANGQRVSRVVRTGSSYLSQSELVLTVGLGAATALEQVVVEWPGRPPERLGRLAAGSRYDVVEGRGVVGRTAYRR, via the coding sequence ATGACGAAGGCCGATCGCCCCCTGACGAAGGCCGCCGGGCGCGCGTGGGCGCTCGTGTTCGTCTGCGCCCTCGGCGTGTTGCTCACCGCGCAGACGCCCGCGCCGCGCATCACGCTCACCGACGTCACGCAGCAGGCGGGCATCGCGGTCGTGCACCGGAACGGCGCGGCGGGCCGCAAGTTCCTGCCCGAGACGATGGGCGCCGGCGCGGCGTTCCTCGACTACGACAACGACGGCGACCAGGACGTGCTGTTCGTGCACGGGTTGTTCCCCGGGGGCGGCGGCAATCGTTGGGCCACCCTGTACCGGAACGACGGTACGGGGCGCTTTGCCGACGTGTCCATTGCCACGGGGCTGCAACCGCAGGCTCAGGGCTCAGGGCTCAAGGGGCAAACAAAGCAGGCTCAGGGCTCAGGGCTCAAGGCTCAGACAGCGTCGACTGCCGACCGCCGACTGCCGACTGCCGACACGCCCTTACGGTATGGCATGGGCGTGGCTGCCGCCGACATGGACAACGACGGCTGGACCGACGTCGTGCTGACCTCGGTGGGCGGGATCACGCTGCTGCGCAACGAGCGTGGTGAGCGGTTCACCGACGTCACGGCACGTGCGGGGCTGGCGGCGCACCGTGGATTCAGCACCTGCGCGTTGTGGGTCGACGTCGATCGCGACGGCCTGGTCGACCTGCTCGTGTGCAACTACGTGCAGTGGACGCCGCAGACCGACCTCTACTGCAGCGCCGATGGCCGGCAGAAGACCTACTGCACGCCGCAGGCGTACCGCGGCAGCACGTCGTGGCTCTTCCGCAACGCGGGGCAGGGGCGCTTCGTCGACGTCACGGCGAAGGCCGGCCTGTTCGACGTGACGGGCAAGGCGCTCGGCGCCACCGTGCTCGACCACGACAGCGACGGCTGGCCGGACCTGTTCGTCGCCAACGACACGGTGCCCAACCGGCTGTACCGCAACAACCACGACGGCACGTTCGCGGAACTCGGCCTGCAGAGCGGCGTGGCGTTCAGCACCGACGGCCGGGCGCGGGCCGGGATGGGCGTCGATGCCGCCGACGTCGACAACTCCGGCCGGGCGTCGGTGGCCGTCACCAACTTCTCGGGCGAGATGCTGGGACTGTTCGTGCCACAGGAGGCCGGCGTCTACGTCGATGCGGCGCCGCAGAGCGCGGTCGGGCGGGCGACCCGCCAGACCCTGGGCTGGGGCTGCTTCTTCTTCGACGTCAACCTCGACGGGTGGCAGGACCTGCTCGTGGTGAACGGCCAGCTCGACCCGTCGCTGACGCGCTCGCCCGGCGAGGCGTCGCCGCCTCATCTGTTCGTCAACCGCCAGGGCCGCTTCGACGACGTGGCCCGCGCGGCCGGACCGGCGTTCGCGGCGGCACGCATCGGCCGTGGGGCGGCGTTCGCCGACGTGGACGGCGACGGCGATCCGGACGTGGTCGTGACGTCCAACGGCGGGCCCGCGCAGCTGTTCCGCAACGACTCGACTCCACGGGGCGGCGTGGTCGGCCTGCGGCTCCGGGGCACCGCGGCCAATCGCGACGCCGTGGGCACGCGCGTCACCGGCGTGGCCAACGGCCAGCGTGTCAGCCGCGTCGTGCGGACCGGATCGAGCTACCTGTCGCAGTCCGAACTCGTCCTCACCGTCGGGCTGGGAGCCGCCACGGCGCTCGAGCAGGTCGTCGTCGAGTGGCCGGGGCGACCACCCGAACGGCTGGGTCGGCTGGCGGCCGGGAGCCGGTATGACGTGGTGGAGGGGCGGGGTGTGGTGGGCCGGACGGCGTACCGCCGCTGA
- a CDS encoding response regulator transcription factor, with translation MIRVILVDDHALVRQGFRRILEEEPGFTVVGEAGNAQDGVALARQARPDVVLMDMSMPDANGIHAAREILRDRPETRILVLSMYSDAQYVRSALDAGVSGYILKSALETDLTRAVRAVAGGQQYLSPELSHVLIRALREKQDQQGEDDAFDKLTQREKQVLQLIAHGKSNKEIASLLNLSVNTVAVHRANLMSTLGVHKAAELVLYAVRKGLVLPE, from the coding sequence GTGATCCGCGTCATCCTCGTCGACGATCATGCCCTCGTGCGCCAGGGGTTCAGGCGGATTCTCGAGGAGGAGCCGGGCTTCACGGTGGTCGGCGAGGCCGGCAATGCCCAGGACGGCGTCGCCCTCGCGCGCCAGGCCAGGCCCGACGTCGTCCTGATGGACATGTCGATGCCCGACGCCAACGGCATCCACGCGGCACGCGAGATCCTTCGCGACAGGCCGGAGACACGCATTCTCGTGCTGAGCATGTACTCGGACGCGCAGTACGTCCGCAGTGCGCTCGACGCCGGCGTCTCGGGGTACATCCTCAAGAGCGCGCTCGAGACCGACCTCACCCGCGCCGTGCGTGCCGTGGCGGGCGGACAGCAGTACCTGAGCCCCGAACTCTCGCACGTGCTGATTCGGGCGCTGCGCGAGAAGCAGGATCAGCAGGGCGAAGACGACGCGTTCGACAAGCTGACGCAGCGGGAAAAGCAGGTCCTGCAGCTGATCGCGCACGGCAAGTCCAACAAGGAGATCGCGTCGCTGCTCAACCTGTCGGTCAACACGGTCGCGGTGCATCGCGCGAACCTGATGAGCACGCTCGGCGTCCACAAGGCCGCGGAACTCGTGCTGTACGCTGTTCGCAAGGGGCTCGTGCTGCCCGAGTAG